TTCTTGATCGTTTCTAGACAATCCCAGCAAGCAACCGACCCTCTTTTTCAATCCTTGTGGTTCCATTTATTCCAGTGGGGGCTGTTTACTTCTTAGAATCCCTATAAAAATTCACCTACCACAATCAAATGTTCATAATACCCTCCtccccttctctttctctctctaagaTTTTCCCCCAAACAAAGCATATTCTTGAGAAGAAGGCTACAAACAATCCAGAGGGTATTTCATTTGAGTTCTTGGTGGGTTCCTATGGCCAAAGGACCTGCAAATTCCAtctaaagtttgaaaattttgattcttcttccattATAAAGCCCCCCCAGTTGTGAGTTCATATTTCACGTACCtccagagaaagaaaatggatatCCATGAGTGGGAAATCCTCTCTGATGATGCCTTGCTTGATTACAAAGATGATAAGAAGAAGATCATCGCGGCTAAGAGAAGTGCTTCTGCTTCTGAAGCCAAGGTTATGGTTGATATGAACTATTTCTTGTGTCCATCGTCAATGGATTCTTCCGAGCACATCAGCCAACCGCCGAGGAGTTCTTCAGGGTTGTCTAAACAGCCGATGATTCCTGTTCATCTACAATTGGACTCACCAATTATCAAAGTCCCAGATGATTCACTGGcaatgaaagagaaagaaaaggtacCTATGGTGATCAGTTTTGAGCCATCAGCCGCGAGTGAGAAGGTTGATCAAAAAGGGGCTGCGGAAAAAGCAGATCAAGAGACTGTTACTCAAGTTTTCttcaagaaaatgaaggaaaatgaatTCGTCGACATGAAAATAGACTCACCCAGGTCCTGCAACAAGGGAACAAAGGCTCAAATTGATGTAGGGTGTTATCagtttgatgatgatggtgagaCTAAAGAGAGCAGTACGAACTCCCCCAGGATGAATTTGATGAACCAGGAAAGCAACAAGATGGATGATGGATCCATCGGTGGGTTGAACATATTGAAGTGGAGCTTAAATGGGATTGGGGCCATTTGCTCCTTTGGGGTTGCAGCTGCCACGATTTGTGTTCTGTTTTATGGAGGCAACCAACAAAAGCTGAAAATCCAGATCTACACCAATGATAAGGTCAGCAATTCAAAACGTTCATGCAATATTACCTCAAACAGTAATGAATTAAGGCCAATGTTAGGTTAGGAATTCAATTCAGTTCATAAAACCCATAAATTGTAGCAGAGCTtatttcatagcatttggtTGCAGAAATTAAAGCAAGCGGTTCAGCAAGCTACTAAGTTAAATGAAGCAATCT
The window above is part of the Cucurbita pepo subsp. pepo cultivar mu-cu-16 unplaced genomic scaffold, ASM280686v2 Cp4.1_scaffold000710, whole genome shotgun sequence genome. Proteins encoded here:
- the LOC111785754 gene encoding uncharacterized protein LOC111785754; translation: MDIHEWEILSDDALLDYKDDKKKIIAAKRSASASEAKVMVDMNYFLCPSSMDSSEHISQPPRSSSGLSKQPMIPVHLQLDSPIIKVPDDSLAMKEKEKVPMVISFEPSAASEKVDQKGAAEKADQETVTQVFFKKMKENEFVDMKIDSPRSCNKGTKAQIDVGCYQFDDDGETKESSTNSPRMNLMNQESNKMDDGSIGGLNILKWSLNGIGAICSFGVAAATICVLFYGGNQQKLKIQIYTNDKKLKQAVQQATKLNEAISAARGLPQTRAHITCGGRYDGL